The DNA segment CATCCTGACCCTCCAGTCTGATTTACTTGTTTTGTTTTGATATATTCAGGTACTTTATCTTGAGCTCTATCAAATGTGAATTCAGACTCGAAGTATGAAATGAAAAGAATGGAATTTAGAGTGTAGCTTTAACCAGGGTTATAATTCAGTTGTATTGTATTATGTTTTGATTTTACATCACCTTCTGGCTGATTTTTGGTCTATAACAATTGAATTTCATCCCTGTATTGGATTTGAAGACTGCTAACATTACTATAGTAGAAGATTCAATTGATTTATAGGTGTTAGATTTGTGTTAATTCCTGCTGGACACAATGAATGGATGTCTGCCTTCATGCTATTTAGGTTTGTGATAAGCTAGTACTCTATTTCTGTAAATATGTTATCCCCATGTTGGTTTTGCTCAAAGGAACGATGGTACTGTCCTCATGAGTAAGAATGGGAAATCAGTATAATTATTAAGTCTAGTAAAGAATTTGAATTAGTTTGATCCATGTGAATCTGCTGAGAATCAATGTTTTAATGTTTATTTTTGGAAATGCTGGTTCGAGTATGCTAGAATTGGCAAACATAAGAATGGGATAAGAAATCTTCAGTGATAGCTTGCCTTAGTGCTGAATGCAGTTTCCTGGGAAACTGTGTGTTGTTTTGCTTTCATTGAGATAATTAATTAAATGGTTTTGTGAGCTAATATTGAGTGTATGAAATTGGAAACTCAGTTAATAATCAAATATCAGAATTAATTGttagttttatttcatattttcatATAGTTTTGGTTGATTGGTATCTAATTAATCCTACACAAGCATTGATTCTGAAATTGGGCTAATAGTTGGCCCAGTTATGGTGTTCAAAGCCTGCAGAGTCAGTTTGTATGTTATTTGCTCTTGGGCATCCCGTATTTGTTAAGGTCGGACTCGTTCGAGCCCAAGCCCAAGCCGGAAAGTATTTCAAATGGGTTTAGGTGGTGTTTGTTCGCTGGAATAATTCGCCTTTGAATTATTTGGTCTTTAACACAATTTTATTAGTAATAAGTAGGATCAAATTCTTGGTTTCGAAATAATTAGAGTTCCCTCTGAGTTATTCCTTAATTACTGAATTCCTAAAATTGGAATCGCGGTGTGTCATGCCAAAATGAATGAAAATTGCATGGTCCATGTTTAATCAATCTAGTTTATCCTTAAAATTCGGGGcgggccatttagcgaattttcatggccctcgcaaaattgcaagcgcgtagttgctttaggcgcgtattttaataatctactttcctaaactcgggtgcacatttatgtgacccaaatccaaatcccaacgatgttaagatatgtcaaaaaccatgtgtgcatttatgtgacgtggtttgagacgtgttttaataacgctgcaattttctttttagaaatgaataaaagcagttaaaactaaaatttgcacataggttcaaaactgtttaaaatcaaataattaagccgaatatagcagttgagcgaccgtgctagaaccacggaacttgggaatgcctaacaccttctcccaggttaacagaattccttactcggatttctggttcgcgcactgtaatacatagtcaacctttcctcgattcgggattttaaactggtgatttgggacaccataaatcttccaagtggcgactcaaaatcttttaacaataaatcccatttcgattgtcctttaattggaaaaactcccttatacccctttccgggggtgtagtgaaaaaggaggtgtgacacctactaccaagctaccccatctatccgagttccaTTCTGATTTACCTTCATCTTGATATCCCTCCTTGCTATAtcatcacaattcctcaacccagacttaccacacggaacccaagcataaagccacaccgtctaaggctcataagcagCTGAATACCCTTTTCTTTAAAGTAttcccaaagccattaccttcaccttcccgataccgttatatagaatcccataattaatatagaaaataccacaagtcttgccatcttccactgaaaactcagtttctagccataagtacaacttgaaagcctttaattattgcatgtagagttttgaacacaattggaccattctctagagtcatccactctactcaaattgcaattagtctgatcaaatgaatcgaacaacccgtgcctcattggcactccgacaccgcagaatgtaaccttattccaatataaccaagcaacttcttgccctatgcaccgagcattccttaccaatcacaactcaagtcattccccgatttTCGTACACCCATAAAGCGTAACATAGCCTTTactgaaatttcctttactcgagccataactgattcacaaatacgcctcgagctggaaccattagagcacataaccgtgcaatcaactattcaatagcggactcccccacttggctcgaagccatagatcaaataCACCACAACttataatgcatatactctatcactgccataataccatagggagattcaactaaatcctttcATAAGCTTATGCAACATACCCATATAGTACTTTAAATCCTCTaaaaatctcgcattcatcctcgtaACAGACATGCCTACTCTCTTAAGCAACTCAAACTCGATTGTAATACATATCTTTCACTGGTAACACAGATCTCCCAACAAAcgacataaggatcacacaaacttcagaacaatccacAGGAGATGACCCACCTGCTTAACCTCAGACTAGTATCTCTGTATACTCTTCCATAgtcataactattacacaatcaCATAATCTTCCTGAATCcgaactcatatcacgacatgaaatctacttcacttcccaactagaaaGCATGAAAGGGTCATTCAACACACCCACAACTCAGGGCTACACattaaatcaagatggaaatcaattACTatatagttcttctatcctcaagCAGACCCCTCTCATCTCGTTCGaatcatatggatacatctcgcagtcacatcacacttaTCACGTAGTCAACCAACCATTAtctccactaatagggacactaacGAACATACAAGTTCAAAAACACATGCTCAcataatcagcacctcggtgctcaagctacaggcaaaacccggcctcaagtcctccagactggcctaacatcaatgCACAGAAATCACATTTCGCcactcgatcagggaatcacaagccatcaaggaacatctgatactgagcgctcatgcgcgcatacgaacacgtggaaggaatttcaagagttacatttcaagctgaatcaatgacgTACGATAAGAACTCAAGAATGtggaagttttcctaaaggttctgcagcctcttgaagataagtacagacatctccgtaccgatccacaagactctactaaacctgcttatgactcgtgagacctatgtaacctaggctctaataccaacttgtcatgccctaaccccgaacccggtcgtgatggcgctctcgtgaagacaaggccagccagaccaataCAGTACACCTCTTTAAGTAGTTAATTACCATAAAACAGTTTAAAGCATGATTTAATAGCAATAAATTCTCGGAAATATAGATAACGTTAATggggaaaccatcccgacacagcccaaaccggggtgtcacaagtcatgagcaactaatgatcctgatacaagtctactaaatacgaaatccgatacaatagtttgAAGAACATagaaatagtaagataagggaggcaagGGGGCTGTggatgccaacagctacctcgtagtctccaaaacgccgcctggactgggaggatcaacaTTTAGGAGCGGAATCTGctgtgcctgaatctgcacacacggtgcagggagtaatgtgagtactccgacccggtgagtaataaatataaatgatggctaaaagaaagaaaacacgcgaaaacacaaagcattctatacaaaagcagtaaaatcacttaaaatagtAAATCAATGAAGAAATCAAGTAGAATCCTTTTTTTAACAAGTAAGAAAAAGacaggtaatttggcaggtaAATATCAAGTAGAAATCCACCCCTCAGGCACAGTaccaatcactcagaacagtaccaacccctcgggctcactctcagaacaatatcagcccctcgggctcactctcagatcacaatgggtactcgcgctcactgtggtgtgcagactccggaggggccccttacggccaaagcattatatcaagccacctcgtggcatcaactCTCGGTACTcgtcctcacatcactcaagccacctcgtggcatatatatgtatctcaggccctcggcctcatatcactcagtgtatcctcacatctggccctcggccgcactcagtccaaaaatcatcacaagcccctcgggcattagtaaaacagtagttctcagcccaaaacattatttagaatatcatttgtctcaaaactgagtaaaagtggttgagttgtaaaatagtgaaaacaacaggactgagttccAGTAATAAATCAatcagtgaggaaatagtgataaaaatccttgaagggttcaaatagttggcacgaagcccaaatatggcaatcagcccaaatcatggtgataacaaataagttttagtcaaatatgtagtaaaatcatcaatcgggatggaccaagtcacaatccccaatagtgcacgaccccacgctcgtcattaaGTGTGTgcttcacctcaatatagcactacgatatacaagctggggtttcaaaccctcagaacatcatttacaatcattactaacctctatccggtccgaactctagcccgcgatgcctttgtctctcgaaTCGGcgtccggatgctccaaatctggACGAAATCAGTACCAAaccatcaaaatgtgctaagggaataaagcccacttgaaaataatcaaattaccacaaaatttccgaaattggtcaaacccgacccccgggcccacatctcgtaatttgacaaaattcacaaaactagaatccttatactctcacgagtctaaccatgtgaaaattatccaattccgatatcatttggtccttcaaatcattattttacatttttgaaagattttacaattttttcccaaattccattccaaatcacgaattaaatgatgaattcaatgatagattcatgtactctagcaaaatctgagttagaatcacttaccccgatgaaaacctttgaaaaatcgccaaaatctgagctctctaggtcaaaatatcaaataaaacccaaaacctcgtatttatagagtaccccacggaTTTCCAGccttgcggtccgcacaaaatcgaccgtggtttgcacaaaaccagtgcggtccgcacaaaaatgaccgagGTCGCACAGgttttcctctgcagtgacaggctttagtattttggccataacgttcgctacagatgtccaaattgtgatatctttacctttcttgaaactagacacaaaggactacaacttttgtttttgaattatctcacaattccttgtagatcaaaagatatgagcttccgaagtaggaccagtgaaattttcctcaccgcggccgcacttcattttgtgcggtccgcacaacacctaccgcggccacacttcattttgtgcggtccgcacagcacataccgcggacgcacttctttttgtccaaaccgcgcgggtgagttccgaggcctgcaacccttctagacctactacagctatgatttttggtctaaaacatcccggaacttacccggaactcccggaacttcaaaccaattgtaccaacatatctcatgacatcattcaaacttgttcaaaacttcggaacgctcacaacaacatcaaatcaccaatttaacataggattcaaacctaagaactccaagaactcttaaattatgctttcgatcagaaagtctatcaaacctcgtccgaatgacctgaaattttgcacacacatcccaaatgatacaacgaagctactgcaactctcggaattttattccgacctttatatcaaaatctcacctatcaaccggaaaacgccgaaatctcaatttcgccaattcaagcctaaaccttccacggacctccaacatgcattccgatcacgctcctaagtcccaaatcacataacggagctaaccaaatcataaaaattccaatccgagatcaaatacaaacaGGTCAAATCTTggtgaaacctttcaaattttaagctttcaagtGAGACTGtttttccaaattcattctgattaacctgaaacccaacaccaacgatttacataagtcataaaaTATCACACGGgtcaagtcatgcccgagaactggcgagcaaagtgcaaaagctcaaaacgaccggtcggatcgttacagtaACTCATAGTAGATAAGCTCCCAGCATCTTCATAGAACAAAGAAATGAATGTATAATTTAAAGAAGACATTTTTGGATCATCACACTTACTTTTTCTATTCTTAAAGGTTCAGAAAAAGTTTAGACGATAACAAAAATCATGGCGATAGCGGCTTTGGTGGTGGCAGGACTGGTTTTGTAGATAGTTGACTTATGGAGACACTGCTAAAAATATCTCTCTTGTTCTCTTTATTCTCTTACTCTGATTGAACAATGAGGCAATAGTTGATGCTAATTCCTTATTACCATATTTTCCGGTTGAATATTTTGAGGAGCTTTCCCATTGTAGGCGGTCTTTCCATTGCCAACATTCTTAAGAAAGAAACGAGTGGTAGGGTGGGGCTCACATAAAAAAATCAATTTAATTACATTATTTTTCTTTGGGGATAGttaaatcttaaaaaaaaaaaaaaaaaaaaaaagagagagagagagagagagagagagaaaatatGATTTAGGCTTGTCTCATCGCTCAAATAAAAGTGAAACACAAATATTTTGCCATGCCAACGGGAGGGGGTCACGGGATACACCTATGTCAAATTGAGGTGTCTAGATGATCATTATGTAAGTTGAAGTGTTCAACTGACAACTGGGGCCAACTTTAAGTATTTGTTTATGTATtctaaattaaagaaaaatcacaattggaattcaattttttggttaaaatatttttacttgGCTAAAAATAACGAAGCTCTAGTCTAATTTTTAACATATTTGcctcaaaaaagaaaaattcacaattaaaataaatatcgATTGCatctaaagaagaaataaaaagatatACACATTTAAAACTCTATTAGGGTTGCAGCCTAGACAGATTGCAATTTAGTTTCAGAACAGAAGAGCAAGGTGGAAGACTAAGCAATTAGAAAGAGATTATGAGATCTTGAAGAGACAATATGATGTACTTAAGTCTGATAATGATGCACTCAAGACTCAAAATAAGAATCTTCATTCCGAGGTAATTTTCAATTACAGTCAAACTTTTTTATAATAGACTCGTTTGTTCTagatatttttggatgttataacAAATTGTTGTTATagaaaacatatattataacagaACGTGAAATTTGGTTCCGAAAAAATTAAACTTTTATAGTGAAATGCCATTATATAAGGATGTTGTTATAAATGTCTGACTGTATTATCAACGTAACCTTACTCACATGAATATACACTTAGATAATTTCCCACGAAAATGGACAAGTTGGATcataattttaattatttttttttagcgTTTTTGGCTCGAAAAAGAAGAGATACATAATTGGAACAAATATCAATTGCAcctaaagaaaaaaatattaaaaatacaaaattgggACAAAATGGGCACATTGTTAAAAAAATGCACTACTGGATCAAATTAAATATTGTATATGGTTGTGTGATTGGAAACAACTTCTCTGCCCTTTTAGGGGTAAGAGTAAGGTTGCGTACATCTTACCCTTCCCAAATCCTACTTGTGGGAAACTAGTGGGTTTGTTGGTGTTGTTGGTGTATATGACTGTGTGACTACtaattaggggtcgtttggtttgaatacgGCTTATGCCGGGATAAGTTATACTGGtataagttatgttgggataaGGTATACTGGGATTAGTTATGCTGAGATTGTTTTTTATCtactgtttggtatgttgtattaaatatgacaattgcataatttgtaagaagaatgtataagttataccggtgctaattaacccaccctctataaggtataagttatcccggtattAATTTTAATCCTGGGATAACTAATACCTGTTTTGCTAACCAAACGAAGTATTAAAgtaatattaaatttttataccagcactataccttcttatacctcataccaaacgacccctagcGGTTGAAAAGTACTGACTTGAAAGCTggttttttattttactttactCTCACGCACCTAAAAGAGTATATCGACGTTTTTCCCATGCCAGCATTCAACGAGTGAAGTATATCAAACTGTAAAGTTCTTGAAAGTTAATTAGGACTGAACTAAAAATAGTCCAGGTATTTACTAAATAAACCGCGTCAAGTTAAGGGGTGTTCCGATGTATTATACTTATGTTTTTTGGATTTCATATATTGGTGTTTTTAAtctttattttattatctttgtctTCAATTATTTTCCAAAAGAAAAGATCAGAAAATGAGATTTTTTTTTCCTTAGTTTATGCATGTAAATATAAAATTTTAGTTAGTTTTTCGTTATTTCATGTTTCTCTCATTAAAACTAATGATGATGAAAAAGTAAGAGATTCAATAAAATTCTTCCACCTCCCAAATATTCCTCCTTATCCACCCGTAATAACCTTACATTGATACACTAGCACATTTTGATTTTGATATTTTCCAACAAAGATTCCCTCACATTGACAGCACACACATTTTTACAGATTATTGGTCCAATTCTCTCTCTCTATTATTTGATTAATACATGAGTTTGATTAATACTTGATGTGTTACTGTAATTTAATCTTTAAAAGTATGCTCACATTAAAATTATCTTGAGTTAGCATCGTTATCTTCATTATAATGTGGTTAGTTATCCTCTGTTGCATGAATCATTTTTGAGTCATCATAAACAACTTCGCTTAGATAAATTTATCGAGAGGGTTATGGCCTTGCTAAATTTAGTGAGGAATAATACCTTGTTTTCCCTAAAAATTGTGAGACCCTTATTATCAGTAACGAAAATAGATAGTAAAGATGGATACAACCGACCTAATTAGTTTGGGATTGAGGCGTAATAATAGTTGTTTATATTTTTGTTACAAAGAGAGAAGAAGTTGATAACTGAAAATCTGCTACTTCTACGAAGACACAATCAGAGAAAAGAAATGACTTTCATTTTATTATAGTTCTCACGCCATTAATGCACAAGCATTGATGCAGTAAATTGCATGTATGGAGTTGTGAGGAAACTCTACAATGGAGACATTCAAATTACTTAACACTACCTGTGAAAGCTAGAACAGTCTGTATGGCTGTGAGTATAAGGAGTATGACGGCTCCCACAGTTGAAGCTCCAGCCCAAGGACTGTTAAAATAATTGTGCCTCAAACTTGCCTTCATTCGGTTCCATGGTTTTTTACAATGTTGAACTAACATGAAGTATTCTTCTTTGTAATAGAAGTCATAAGAAATGGCAACCCCTTTCCCAATTTTGTTAAAAAGGCTAGCCACTCTTTTGTCCTCTCCTATCTCGTTCTTGATAATTCCTTTCTGGCGAAGCAAACTCACATCTTTGTTCGAGTCGATAAGATAAtccataaaaatggaaaaatcactgAAATATCTAGGATGTACATCAGATGATTGTTGCTCGTATGCTACAAGATTTCTTAGGATCGTTTCTGTATAGTCAAAGACTTCGAAACAAGGAATTGTCATCACTCCATTCTCAAATTTAATATCAAATAAGCTTGTGTTATCTCCAAGGTTGTGATATCCCTCCAATCTTCTATAAATTTTTCCAATTTTCGAAAATGTAACTCCTGCTTCGCGAAGCTCTGTTGCATTCGGCATGTTAGTATCCCATGTTTGGTGGTCCTTATCATTTGGCATATTTTTCAATCTAACCATTTGTAAAGGATTCCAACATAAGCTTTTCCGGCAATATTCCATTTCCAAACTAGGGTTTTCAGGAGTAAGGCTAGTTTTCTTCTCCAAAGGGTGATATGACATGTGTACTAGTTGAAGTAAATGTTTGATGTTTTTGGCATCACCTTCAGTTTTAAGAAATGATGTAGGGCTCATCTTCAAGAAGGAAGAATTAAAGGTCTCTTTTACCAATTTTATGAATGGTACTATTAGATCAAGTCGCGAAGGGGGTTCACCCCCCTCCCACCCCCCAaatccgccattgatttgatccATAGTCATATTGTGAAGCTTAgtgaggacaaagaaaggaagttggTTTTCTAGTAATAACAAATCTCGTCGTACTTGACCATCTATACAACTGTAGGGGATAATAATATCTTTTTCTGTTGGCTTCCTTCCACAACGCTCTCGAATAAACTCAACTACAAAACAACCATCAACCAACAACATTTTCAAAAATTGACCCGTATTGTTGTCACTATAAATATCTTCTATACCATCATAACACTTTAGTGCCTCATCTTTTAATTTTCCCAATTCAGTAATGCAAGTTTTCACATCAAGCCCATCTTTCCTTCTGAGAAACCGTTGTAAGTAACGCAATTTATAATTCTCCATTAAGCGTAGTTGTAAATTCTTCTTATGGTAAGGACCAATAGAGACCAACATTGGCTTATAAGCATCTGGATTTGATTCACTTAGCCCCACACTTACTCTGAATATGGTACAAGATTTGGTAGATAAATGGTACAAATCTAAATATATTTCATCAAGAATTTGATTTGTCTCGATTAACTCCACATTCCTCCCTTCTTCTATCTGTAATTAATGGAAAAGAGTCGTAGGAGTTTCAAGTTGAATTACAAAAGTTTGAGGCTAAAACTGCATGAAAAGGAAGTATAAGCGGATGCGAATCTAGAATTTCTAGTATTTGAGTGCACTACTAAACAAGAGTCATAGGAGTATCAAGCTAAATTACAAAAGTTTGAGGCTACAACTGCGTGAAAAGGATATTTATTAAGTAGGAACTAATCCCTATTTCTCTTGATAAAGAATTCAATCTTCAACCAAGTGCACCATTCAGCATTCTTAAACCATGTGTGCCAACAGTTATTATTATACTAATTTTAGAAAATATCTacataaaatatctaattttacGGAGAGATCATGAGTTCACGTGCCCATAATCTCTCCTATAAATCTGACCCTCAGTAGATAAGCAAAACTTCTTTATAAGACAAAGTATAATGTATATAGGTCGGTTTGGTTAAGTTTATTTCATTTGTCATACCAAAAGTATTATGTCCGTTTGCTAAATCTATAAACCAAATAAAAAATCAAATTCCTAAACATTTCCTACCTTTGTTCATTTTTTtacgaaaatccaaaaaaaaaaacaaaaaaaaaatgaaaaggttTTGCTTGTAGGTTTTGAGAGAGAGAGACCTCATGTTCTGTAGGTTGATGAAGCAGTGGAGTTCGGTGATTTATTGGGGTAATCTCAATAGAGTGTGCCATCCCTCTTAAATAACTTTCTTGAACTGTAATTCCTATAAAAGACAGATCGGGTTAAAATGGTATGGTATcaaattctttttaatttctAGAAATAGATGGCTATTATTATTTATCTAATGTCTTGCCATAATCTGTTAGAAAGGGTATACTAAATTATTCTATAAAACATTTTTAAAAATCAAGAAGGGTACTCtaatttttaattaattgaaagcaCATAGCTCTATCATCCATATCTAAACTTTATGTGCTTTGTCTACTCTTTAAGAAAATGAAAGCACGTGGAAGAAATAAAAACTGTCATAAGTATGTTACAGAGTAGGAGTGTTTGTCGGTCAGTATGATACggtatttaaatattttgattcGGTATTTTTGCTATTTGATTTCTTAAAATACTATATTAATATATACCTAATTGAATTTGGTATGATTCAACTTTTCTCCTTTGGGTTTCAATTTATTCTGCTAATAACTTCGGTTAGTTCGATTTGAATGTTAATTAACGCGTAGAACCTCAAAATTGCTTGTCAAAAAGGTGATTTGAGAGAGTTGCAGTTTATGTTTGGATAAATCATTTGAGAGTGCTTTCCAAGTAAATGTGTTTGGCCAATATtttaaaaaagtgcttttaaTCGTCAAATTATGAAAAATGAAGTAACTACTAGTTAATTTGGCAAAGATGAATTTTTATTTAGGTAATCTTgttctaaaaaaattaaaaacactTATTTTTGGAAAAGCTACTTTTTTAGCTTTTGCTTAaaatctaaaaaatattttttgttactACTCAAAAATACTTATTTATCCGCCAAAAATTTGGCCAAACACCTTTATTCTCTAAAGTAAGtgctttttaaaatttaaaaaaaaaaagactttggGCCAATCTCATGTCATTCAACTTGAAgtagcaaagaatataatttatttatatgTTTAGCGTATAGAACGAGAAAATTGCTAAAAAAATGGACCTTTTTGGTTTGGTTGTTTCTTCTTTGGTTGGATCTCTTCCTTCTCCTGAATGATGAGAGCTGGCCTGCAAGTTTATAAGAGGAATCAGATCAAATATTCATATTATATAATACAGATAATCGAAAATATCTGATATGTGTTGGCCAATGAGAGAAGATAATGAGAAATTCGTTGACTCCAAGTCAATGGTTATTTTCCTTGTTTGCGTCAATACAATGGTCCCGACCAATAAGAAAATATTATAAGATTATTTTTGTAAGCCAACATTGTATtcatacttttataataatatagatatagataaattTATTTGTTTCTTTGTATTTCAACAGTTTGCTTTGGATAATGGCACTGGCTAAGCTTCAGGCCATGGCAATAGCAGATGAGTTCTTGAGGCCATGTCAAAGATAATAGGAGATTATAATAAACgaaattggaagaaagaagaggaagaagaaaatttACCTaattaaagaagcaaaaatgcaTCATCTTATGTATTTTTATCTAATTTTCTGTTATTTTAAAAGATATAATAATAGCTGTATTTTCTTGT comes from the Nicotiana sylvestris chromosome 4, ASM39365v2, whole genome shotgun sequence genome and includes:
- the LOC104227425 gene encoding UPF0481 protein At3g47200-like isoform X1; this translates as MAHSIEITPINHRTPLLHQPTEHEIEEGRNVELIETNQILDEIYLDLYHLSTKSCTIFRVSVGLSESNPDAYKPMLVSIGPYHKKNLQLRLMENYKLRYLQRFLRRKDGLDVKTCITELGKLKDEALKCYDGIEDIYSDNNTGQFLKMLLVDGCFVVEFIRERCGRKPTEKDIIIPYSCIDGQVRRDLLLLENQLPFFVLTKLHNMTMDQINGGFGGWEGGEPPSRLDLIVPFIKLVKETFNSSFLKMSPTSFLKTEGDAKNIKHLLQLVHMSYHPLEKKTSLTPENPSLEMEYCRKSLCWNPLQMVRLKNMPNDKDHQTWDTNMPNATELREAGVTFSKIGKIYRRLEGYHNLGDNTSLFDIKFENGVMTIPCFEVFDYTETILRNLVAYEQQSSDVHPRYFSDFSIFMDYLIDSNKDVSLLRQKGIIKNEIGEDKRVASLFNKIGKGVAISYDFYYKEEYFMLVQHCKKPWNRMKASLRHNYFNSPWAGASTVGAVILLILTAIQTVLAFTGSVK
- the LOC104227425 gene encoding UPF0481 protein At3g47200-like isoform X2; its protein translation is MLVSIGPYHKKNLQLRLMENYKLRYLQRFLRRKDGLDVKTCITELGKLKDEALKCYDGIEDIYSDNNTGQFLKMLLVDGCFVVEFIRERCGRKPTEKDIIIPYSCIDGQVRRDLLLLENQLPFFVLTKLHNMTMDQINGGFGGWEGGEPPSRLDLIVPFIKLVKETFNSSFLKMSPTSFLKTEGDAKNIKHLLQLVHMSYHPLEKKTSLTPENPSLEMEYCRKSLCWNPLQMVRLKNMPNDKDHQTWDTNMPNATELREAGVTFSKIGKIYRRLEGYHNLGDNTSLFDIKFENGVMTIPCFEVFDYTETILRNLVAYEQQSSDVHPRYFSDFSIFMDYLIDSNKDVSLLRQKGIIKNEIGEDKRVASLFNKIGKGVAISYDFYYKEEYFMLVQHCKKPWNRMKASLRHNYFNSPWAGASTVGAVILLILTAIQTVLAFTGSVK